A genome region from Lactobacillus sp. ESL0791 includes the following:
- a CDS encoding DUF177 domain-containing protein — protein MLTINFSQIKKSAAPLIHLEQELEIRPEFLARSKNLLISAKNVRVSADLFYNEPFVTGDFHVLADLVVPSSRSLTPVEYHEDFHFSENYSERDATKDELEEDSLPIVKVDNDRIDLQTAIEDNILLNIPVTILTPKEEAANIFPEGDGWEVVSEADFIKGKENQVNPAFAQLKVLLNQDKSQGQKRKK, from the coding sequence ATGTTGACGATTAATTTTTCGCAAATTAAAAAAAGTGCGGCGCCGCTGATCCATCTTGAACAAGAGCTGGAAATTCGTCCTGAATTTTTAGCCCGGAGCAAGAATTTACTTATTTCTGCTAAAAATGTGCGGGTGAGTGCTGATTTGTTTTATAACGAGCCATTTGTGACTGGTGATTTTCATGTGCTTGCTGATTTGGTTGTTCCGTCAAGCCGCAGTTTGACACCGGTAGAATACCATGAAGATTTTCATTTTTCGGAAAACTATAGTGAACGGGATGCGACCAAGGATGAGCTTGAGGAGGATAGCTTGCCAATTGTCAAAGTCGACAATGATCGAATTGATCTGCAGACCGCAATTGAGGACAACATTTTACTGAATATTCCGGTGACCATTCTCACTCCTAAAGAAGAAGCAGCCAACATTTTTCCGGAAGGTGATGGCTGGGAAGTCGTTTCCGAAGCAGATTTTATTAAGGGCAAGGAAAACCAGGTGAATCCGGCTTTTGCGCAGTTAAAAGTGCTTCTTAACCAGGATAAAAGTCAGGGTCAAAAGCGGAAAAAGTAA
- a CDS encoding nucleotidyltransferase — translation MSVVGVIAEFNPFHSGHEFLLNQARLLAGSKSPIVVLMSGNYVQRGEMAIMDKWSRAQAALSCGADLVFELPFSTAVQPADFFALGGIDQLAKLGVTDLVFGVEDASLNFSYLGKKIAQIPPSHMDFNDYSQTYSTQYNEMVVNEIGSEINEPNAILGLAYAVANHNLGAPLTLHPVNRIGARHDDLLTRTGVIQSATAIRNIIVQETGLEQLKAWLPKGEVAALKKQPLYPNWNLLFPYLKYRLESASISELRGIYQMSEGLEYKMKQEIHLAHDFTEFLRRVKSKRYTYSRLRRLSLYTLLNVTQEDMLRSFDQEALLLLGYSKLGQQYLKEIRKTTTADIISKVDKKNSKAGTMRLQIRVDRLFEQLMKADQNFGRRPEGE, via the coding sequence ATGAGTGTAGTTGGTGTCATTGCTGAATTTAATCCCTTTCACAGCGGCCACGAATTTTTACTGAATCAGGCGCGATTGCTCGCGGGCAGTAAGTCGCCAATTGTGGTGCTGATGTCGGGTAATTATGTCCAGCGCGGCGAAATGGCAATTATGGACAAGTGGAGCCGGGCACAGGCGGCCCTTTCATGTGGTGCCGACCTAGTATTTGAGTTGCCCTTTTCAACGGCGGTTCAACCCGCTGATTTTTTTGCCTTAGGCGGTATTGACCAACTGGCAAAATTGGGTGTAACCGATCTTGTATTTGGTGTAGAAGATGCCAGTCTTAATTTTAGTTATTTGGGCAAAAAGATTGCACAAATTCCGCCCAGCCACATGGATTTTAATGACTATAGCCAGACATATTCCACGCAATACAACGAAATGGTTGTTAATGAAATTGGCAGTGAAATCAATGAGCCTAACGCGATTTTGGGACTGGCTTATGCGGTGGCCAATCACAACTTGGGGGCGCCGCTTACTTTGCATCCGGTCAACCGAATTGGTGCTAGGCACGATGATCTATTGACGCGTACCGGGGTTATTCAGAGTGCGACCGCGATTCGGAACATCATTGTTCAGGAAACAGGCCTGGAACAGTTAAAGGCTTGGCTGCCCAAGGGGGAAGTTGCCGCTTTAAAAAAGCAGCCGCTGTATCCCAACTGGAATTTATTATTTCCTTATCTGAAGTACCGGCTTGAGTCCGCTTCAATTAGTGAACTGCGGGGAATTTACCAGATGAGTGAGGGCCTTGAATATAAAATGAAGCAAGAGATTCACCTGGCTCATGATTTTACCGAATTTCTGCGGCGCGTGAAATCCAAGCGCTATACCTATTCACGCCTGCGCCGGCTGAGTCTGTATACGCTGCTGAATGTTACTCAGGAAGATATGCTGCGCAGTTTTGACCAGGAGGCGCTGCTGCTTCTTGGCTACAGCAAGCTGGGGCAGCAATATCTCAAGGAAATCCGTAAAACAACGACAGCGGATATTATCTCGAAGGTTGATAAGAAAAATAGTAAAGCAGGAACAATGCGGCTGCAAATTCGTGTTGACCGCTTGTTTGAACAATTAATGAAGGCCGACCAGAATTTTGGCCGCCGGCCGGAGGGAGAATAG
- the rsfS gene encoding ribosome silencing factor: MYGVLRKIKENNLKNKEVLAFTLKAISDRHGEDTEAYDMQGISILADYYVITSAGSNRQLHAIVNAIIDEAHKNNFTNYRIEGGRDSNWLLLDLGDVVVNVFTEEARDFYNLEKLWADGKRLEIKED; the protein is encoded by the coding sequence ATGTATGGAGTGTTGAGGAAAATTAAGGAGAACAATTTGAAAAATAAAGAAGTGTTAGCTTTCACACTAAAGGCAATTAGTGACCGTCATGGTGAAGACACGGAGGCCTATGATATGCAGGGCATCAGCATTTTGGCTGATTATTATGTGATTACTAGTGCTGGCTCGAACAGGCAGCTGCACGCGATTGTTAATGCGATCATTGATGAGGCACATAAAAATAACTTCACGAATTACCGGATCGAAGGCGGCCGCGATTCCAACTGGCTGCTGCTCGACTTAGGCGATGTTGTTGTCAATGTCTTTACGGAAGAGGCACGTGATTTTTATAATTTAGAAAAATTATGGGCTGACGGCAAGCGGCTGGAAATCAAGGAAGATTAA
- the yqeK gene encoding bis(5'-nucleosyl)-tetraphosphatase (symmetrical) YqeK produces the protein MTELVFKKTYSPLSSSEIIAKEKSNMDEQRFAHCVRVSSTAQKLAELNGYDQDKAALAGFVHDYAKQVPVSEYREVIKTQGFDPDLLNWNRAIWHGIVGTYFIKRDLQITDPEILTAVDRHTTGDVQMTTLDKIVFMADFIEPGRDFPGVEEARKITFANLDQGVAFQLAHSLEFLVEKRSKIYPRTFAAYNVWSVEEN, from the coding sequence ATGACTGAGTTAGTTTTTAAGAAAACTTATTCACCGCTTTCCAGCAGTGAAATAATCGCAAAAGAAAAAAGCAACATGGATGAGCAGCGGTTTGCCCATTGTGTGCGCGTCAGCAGCACAGCCCAGAAATTGGCTGAACTTAATGGTTATGACCAAGACAAGGCCGCTTTAGCCGGTTTTGTGCATGATTATGCCAAGCAGGTACCTGTGAGTGAATACCGTGAGGTCATCAAGACGCAGGGCTTTGACCCGGATTTACTTAACTGGAACCGGGCAATCTGGCACGGCATAGTCGGGACTTATTTTATTAAACGGGATTTGCAAATTACCGATCCGGAAATTCTAACCGCGGTTGACCGGCACACAACCGGCGATGTACAGATGACAACGCTGGATAAAATTGTTTTTATGGCCGATTTTATTGAACCCGGTCGTGATTTTCCCGGTGTTGAAGAGGCAAGGAAAATAACTTTTGCCAATCTTGACCAGGGCGTGGCATTTCAGCTTGCTCATAGTCTGGAATTTTTGGTAGAAAAAAGAAGCAAAATTTACCCACGGACGTTTGCGGCTTATAATGTATGGAGTGTTGAGGAAAATTAA
- the nadD gene encoding nicotinate (nicotinamide) nucleotide adenylyltransferase yields the protein MNSYSKCVENKPVVKVQKEEVSQQQKRQIGLIIGKFDPVHNAQLLAAQQVMCKLNLDEIWFAAAGNDCAASFHDRICMLELATHTNRAFKVNAFELLHKGPAYVTDVLEYLQQKWSANRYYLIMGSDQISQLPTWRKPDVLARIATLVGVQRPNYPVKAQYPLIWVDVPAFDISGTAVRQAYRTGGSLRYLVPDPVIEYLQKKGLYHD from the coding sequence ATGAATAGTTATTCTAAGTGTGTTGAAAATAAACCGGTTGTTAAAGTACAGAAAGAGGAAGTTAGCCAGCAGCAAAAACGGCAGATTGGCCTGATAATCGGCAAATTTGATCCGGTTCATAATGCTCAGTTGCTGGCAGCCCAGCAGGTAATGTGCAAACTTAATTTAGATGAAATTTGGTTTGCGGCGGCCGGTAATGATTGTGCTGCATCTTTTCACGACCGAATTTGCATGCTGGAACTGGCAACGCATACCAACCGCGCGTTCAAAGTCAATGCTTTTGAACTGCTGCATAAGGGCCCAGCTTATGTTACGGATGTTTTGGAATATCTTCAGCAGAAGTGGTCTGCTAACCGCTATTATTTAATTATGGGCAGTGACCAAATTAGCCAGCTGCCGACTTGGCGCAAGCCGGATGTGCTTGCGCGTATAGCAACCTTGGTTGGGGTGCAGCGACCGAATTATCCGGTTAAGGCACAGTATCCGCTTATTTGGGTGGATGTGCCTGCCTTTGATATTTCGGGAACAGCTGTCCGCCAGGCTTATCGGACAGGTGGCTCTTTGCGTTACCTTGTACCCGATCCGGTAATCGAATATTTGCAGAAAAAGGGGCTTTATCATGACTGA
- the yqeH gene encoding ribosome biogenesis GTPase YqeH, which produces MAEEIMCIGCGAVLQSSNADAAGFLPASALKKAQENPENDVYCQRCFRLRHYNEIMPVKVDNDDFLALLNSIASKKALVVNVVDLFDFSNSLISSLKRFIGKNDFILVGNKFDLFPLNSRQSKIKDWMRQEANRVGLRPKKIFLVSAAKKKNLAELISYLGKQSRDKDVYFVGMTNVGKSTLINAIIDELGDVQDLITTSRFPGTTLDKIEIPLDNGHFLVDTPGIMTENQLATHLDAKDLALVSPRKPLKPVTYQLKPGNTLFLAGLGRIDYLKGAPASFTVYAARDLYLHRTKTENADEFYAKHLGELLVPPSDPDKIGPLKGQEWHTEGKSDLLFGGIGFVTVPADCVVKTYTPDGVGLGIRRALI; this is translated from the coding sequence ATGGCTGAAGAAATTATGTGTATCGGCTGCGGAGCGGTTTTGCAGTCAAGCAACGCAGATGCAGCGGGTTTTTTGCCTGCAAGTGCGCTTAAAAAGGCGCAGGAAAACCCTGAAAATGATGTTTACTGTCAACGCTGTTTCCGTCTGCGTCATTATAATGAAATTATGCCTGTCAAGGTTGATAATGATGATTTTTTGGCATTGTTGAATTCAATTGCCAGTAAAAAGGCATTGGTGGTTAACGTGGTTGACCTGTTTGATTTTTCCAATTCCCTTATTTCGTCGCTTAAACGCTTCATCGGCAAGAACGATTTTATTCTGGTGGGCAACAAGTTTGACCTGTTTCCGCTAAATTCGCGGCAGAGTAAAATTAAGGACTGGATGCGTCAGGAAGCCAACCGTGTTGGTCTGCGGCCCAAGAAAATCTTTTTGGTCAGTGCTGCCAAAAAGAAGAATTTAGCTGAGCTAATTTCTTATCTGGGTAAGCAATCTCGAGATAAGGATGTTTATTTTGTGGGAATGACAAATGTTGGCAAGTCAACGCTCATTAATGCTATCATTGATGAACTGGGTGATGTTCAAGATCTAATCACTACCTCACGTTTTCCTGGGACGACGCTTGATAAAATTGAAATTCCGCTTGATAATGGGCACTTCTTAGTTGATACTCCGGGGATCATGACAGAGAACCAACTGGCAACGCACCTTGATGCCAAAGATTTGGCGCTTGTGTCGCCCAGAAAGCCACTCAAGCCCGTTACATATCAGTTAAAACCTGGTAATACCTTGTTTTTGGCAGGTCTTGGCCGGATAGATTATTTAAAGGGTGCACCTGCGAGTTTTACCGTTTATGCGGCACGTGATCTTTATTTGCACCGCACGAAAACAGAGAATGCGGATGAATTTTATGCTAAACATCTTGGCGAATTGCTTGTGCCGCCGAGTGATCCAGATAAAATCGGGCCATTAAAGGGTCAGGAATGGCATACAGAAGGTAAGAGTGATTTGCTTTTTGGCGGCATTGGCTTTGTGACGGTTCCGGCAGATTGTGTCGTTAAAACTTATACACCGGATGGCGTTGGCTTAGGAATTAGACGCGCATTAATTTAG
- a CDS encoding YqeG family HAD IIIA-type phosphatase, whose product MLFRPKYTIDTIYHLNVAQLQELGIKAVFSDLDNTLLAWNEFETAKKMDQFNQVLAQAGIKLVVISNNNAQRVGKVLDPYHISFVAKSKKPLPFALTKKRQELELQPEEVMMVGDQLITDIQAGNLAGVETVLVEPLIETDKWNTRINRFFEKIIFFFLALSHRVTFKETLKNG is encoded by the coding sequence ATGTTATTTCGACCAAAATATACGATTGACACTATTTATCATTTAAATGTGGCGCAATTGCAGGAACTGGGGATAAAAGCGGTGTTTTCGGATTTAGATAATACCCTGCTTGCCTGGAACGAATTCGAGACTGCTAAAAAGATGGATCAGTTTAACCAGGTCTTAGCACAAGCGGGAATTAAGCTGGTGGTAATTTCGAACAACAACGCCCAACGGGTTGGCAAAGTGCTTGACCCTTATCACATTAGTTTTGTAGCTAAATCAAAGAAACCTTTGCCGTTTGCCTTGACTAAAAAAAGGCAGGAACTGGAATTACAGCCAGAAGAGGTAATGATGGTAGGTGACCAGTTGATTACCGACATTCAGGCCGGAAATTTAGCCGGCGTTGAAACGGTTCTCGTCGAACCCTTGATCGAAACCGATAAGTGGAATACCCGGATTAACCGTTTCTTTGAAAAAATTATTTTTTTCTTTTTGGCTTTGTCACACCGGGTAACTTTTAAGGAGACTTTGAAAAATGGCTGA
- a CDS encoding DUF2335 domain-containing protein, whose translation MKKKNKDSEDKQIETAADLDEAAEIKKLDKEIADKIKVDPKISPKEKANLLQRTIRITAGPLPDPEILAAYQKIYPKAAEKIIDNAMEESNHRRKLETDRQKRRGKLAWLILLIFFALIIAFLCFSYSLLVSDHEVWGSIFGVAGIGGCIGAFKLFFKSIDILSGSYNTNKKTQK comes from the coding sequence ATGAAAAAGAAAAATAAAGATTCCGAGGATAAGCAAATAGAAACTGCTGCTGATTTAGATGAAGCTGCTGAAATTAAAAAATTAGATAAAGAAATAGCGGATAAAATCAAAGTAGATCCTAAAATTTCGCCTAAAGAAAAAGCTAATCTTTTGCAGCGAACTATTAGAATTACAGCTGGGCCACTACCAGATCCTGAAATATTAGCTGCATACCAAAAGATATATCCTAAGGCTGCAGAAAAGATTATTGATAATGCGATGGAAGAATCTAATCATCGGAGAAAATTAGAAACTGATCGACAAAAAAGAAGAGGGAAATTAGCTTGGTTAATTTTATTGATCTTCTTTGCTTTAATAATAGCTTTTTTATGTTTTTCTTATAGCTTATTAGTCAGCGATCATGAAGTTTGGGGTTCTATTTTCGGTGTTGCCGGTATTGGAGGATGTATTGGTGCTTTTAAATTATTCTTTAAAAGTATTGATATTCTGTCCGGAAGTTACAATACTAATAAAAAAACTCAAAAATAA
- the rplT gene encoding 50S ribosomal protein L20: MPRVKGGTVTRKRRKKVMKLAKGYRGAKHMQFKAASTQLFVSYKYAFRDRRRRKSDFRKLWIARINAAARQNDISYSKLMHGLKLAGVDINRKMLADIAYNDSETFTQLVTTAKKALN, translated from the coding sequence ATGCCAAGAGTTAAAGGTGGAACAGTCACACGTAAACGTCGTAAGAAGGTTATGAAGCTTGCCAAGGGTTACCGTGGCGCAAAGCATATGCAATTTAAGGCTGCAAGTACACAATTATTTGTATCTTACAAGTATGCCTTCCGTGACCGTAGAAGACGTAAGAGCGACTTCAGAAAATTATGGATTGCCAGAATTAATGCTGCAGCAAGACAGAACGATATTTCGTATTCGAAATTAATGCATGGCCTAAAATTGGCTGGTGTTGACATTAACCGTAAGATGCTGGCTGATATTGCATATAACGATTCAGAAACATTTACGCAATTAGTTACAACTGCTAAAAAGGCTTTAAACTAA
- the rpmI gene encoding 50S ribosomal protein L35: MPKMKTHRASAKRFKKTASGELKRHHAFTGHRFHGKTKKQRRHLRKAALVSRSDLKRIKQMVSQMR, from the coding sequence ATGCCAAAAATGAAAACTCACCGTGCTTCTGCAAAGCGGTTTAAGAAAACAGCTAGTGGTGAATTAAAGCGTCATCACGCATTTACTGGTCACCGTTTCCACGGTAAGACCAAGAAGCAACGTCGTCATTTGAGAAAGGCTGCATTAGTTTCACGCAGCGACTTGAAACGCATCAAACAGATGGTTTCTCAAATGCGTTAA
- the infC gene encoding translation initiation factor IF-3, with protein MILNDRIRARELRLINEDGEQVGVVTKTEALRQADVAGLDLVLISPNAKPPVARIMDYSKYRFEQQKKLKESRKKSKTVSVKEIRLSPTIEGNDFDTKLKHVQKFITKEGAKVRVSIRFRGRAITHKELGRDVLEKMAEATSDIATVISKPKMEGRSMFLMLAPKSDKNKK; from the coding sequence TTGATTTTAAACGATCGGATTCGCGCACGCGAACTGCGTTTAATTAATGAAGATGGTGAGCAGGTCGGCGTTGTAACCAAAACCGAGGCTTTACGGCAGGCAGATGTTGCCGGATTAGACTTAGTTTTGATTTCGCCTAATGCCAAACCACCCGTTGCCCGGATTATGGACTACAGCAAATATCGCTTTGAGCAGCAAAAGAAGCTCAAGGAATCGCGCAAAAAGTCTAAGACTGTCAGTGTGAAAGAAATTCGTTTGAGTCCGACGATTGAGGGCAATGACTTTGATACCAAATTAAAGCATGTGCAAAAGTTCATCACTAAAGAAGGAGCTAAAGTACGTGTTTCGATTAGGTTCAGGGGTCGTGCAATCACTCATAAGGAATTGGGCCGTGATGTACTCGAAAAGATGGCCGAAGCCACATCGGATATTGCTACTGTTATTAGCAAGCCGAAGATGGAAGGACGTTCAATGTTTTTGATGCTTGCGCCAAAGAGTGATAAAAACAAAAAATAG
- a CDS encoding amino acid ABC transporter permease — MQTWLNALSWINIRFLLKGLGITLYISVIAIILSFVLGSILGIIRYAKIKYVSAVVGFIIDLVRNLPLLLIIFFTYFGLPNFGFRPDAILAAIIAMTVFESSMIAEIVRSGIQSVPLGQIEGARSNGLTYVQALWHIVLPQAYRHMIPTLIGQFVSLIKDTSLATIIVVPELLQHAQVIYGQNANYILPMFAALALLYFIVCFTISMAGSYLGRHMA, encoded by the coding sequence ATGCAAACTTGGCTTAACGCTTTATCATGGATTAATATCCGCTTTTTACTCAAGGGGCTGGGCATCACACTTTATATTTCTGTGATTGCCATCATTTTAAGTTTTGTCTTGGGTTCGATCTTGGGCATCATTCGCTATGCGAAAATCAAATATGTTTCAGCCGTTGTCGGCTTTATCATTGACTTGGTGCGCAATTTACCCTTGCTGCTGATTATTTTCTTTACCTACTTTGGTTTACCCAATTTTGGCTTTCGGCCGGATGCCATTTTAGCGGCAATCATTGCTATGACCGTGTTTGAATCAAGCATGATCGCTGAAATTGTCCGCTCGGGAATTCAGTCGGTGCCGTTGGGACAAATAGAAGGGGCGCGCTCAAATGGTCTAACCTACGTTCAGGCCCTGTGGCACATTGTTCTGCCGCAGGCTTACCGGCACATGATTCCGACCCTCATTGGCCAGTTCGTGTCATTGATTAAGGACACGTCACTTGCAACCATCATTGTGGTTCCGGAACTGCTGCAGCACGCGCAGGTAATTTATGGGCAGAATGCCAATTATATCTTGCCGATGTTTGCGGCACTCGCGCTGCTGTATTTCATCGTCTGTTTTACCATCTCAATGGCGGGCAGCTATCTTGGCAGGCACATGGCGTAG
- a CDS encoding amino acid ABC transporter permease — MINIFEHFSNQLLVGFGWTLLSSLIALVFSLVFGILLAVLEVLPNKVANVLGHAYVELFRNIPLLIIVMFFYLIVPKYFTQLNGFTAGTIGLSLYTAAFIAEIIRSGIQSVAAGQMEAARANGMTYVQAMRYIVFPQAFKIVVPPLGNQFVNLIKDSSILAFVAGFDLMYQANAIASTTFDTINTYLVIGVLYLVITMPLSYYMKHLERNLA; from the coding sequence ATGATTAATATTTTTGAACATTTTAGCAATCAGTTGCTAGTTGGTTTTGGCTGGACGCTCTTGTCGAGTCTGATTGCCCTAGTCTTTAGCTTAGTGTTTGGTATTTTGCTGGCAGTGTTAGAGGTATTACCCAATAAAGTAGCTAATGTCTTGGGTCACGCCTATGTTGAGCTTTTTCGCAACATTCCTCTGTTGATTATTGTCATGTTTTTCTATTTGATTGTTCCGAAATATTTTACCCAATTGAATGGTTTTACTGCTGGCACAATCGGTTTGTCTCTTTATACGGCGGCATTTATCGCCGAGATAATTCGCTCAGGTATCCAGTCGGTAGCAGCGGGGCAGATGGAGGCGGCCCGGGCAAACGGAATGACTTACGTTCAGGCAATGCGTTATATTGTTTTTCCGCAGGCTTTCAAAATTGTGGTGCCGCCTTTAGGCAACCAGTTTGTTAACCTGATCAAGGATTCTTCAATTCTGGCCTTTGTTGCCGGTTTTGACCTGATGTACCAAGCTAATGCGATTGCTTCAACCACCTTTGACACGATCAATACTTACCTGGTGATCGGTGTCTTGTATCTGGTGATTACCATGCCGCTTAGTTATTACATGAAACACTTGGAAAGAAACTTGGCTTAG
- a CDS encoding transporter substrate-binding domain-containing protein, giving the protein MKKNFCLLSLLFSVLLLVGCGRSVTDESALKTVRQSNTITWGVEGDKKLFSLIDVRDDQVKGFDIDMAKAVTREVLGPKGKVKFILATSQSRIPLLKNGNVDAVIATMTITAEREKIIDFSHSYFNAGKTLLVPNDSKIKNVHDLNGKTVIGILGDNSVDVVKRFAPKAKVIAMQDYGQAVSALKSHQGDALTSDNGVLYGLAAENPSLKVCGGTFTKEPYGIAVNKHQRGFEAAVNRAVIKIQRSGEYNRLIKKWFGQVPGFNYRRLYYK; this is encoded by the coding sequence ATGAAGAAAAATTTTTGCTTGCTTTCCTTACTGTTCAGTGTCTTGCTGCTTGTGGGCTGCGGCCGAAGCGTGACCGATGAGTCGGCGTTAAAAACGGTTCGCCAGTCTAACACGATTACCTGGGGCGTTGAGGGTGATAAAAAGCTCTTCAGCCTAATTGATGTCCGTGATGACCAGGTCAAGGGTTTTGACATTGACATGGCCAAAGCTGTGACCCGCGAGGTTTTAGGACCTAAGGGCAAGGTAAAGTTTATTTTAGCAACCTCCCAGTCGCGGATTCCTTTGCTTAAAAACGGCAACGTTGACGCGGTAATTGCCACAATGACAATTACGGCGGAACGGGAAAAAATAATTGATTTTTCTCATTCTTACTTTAATGCCGGAAAAACCTTGCTGGTTCCCAACGATTCCAAGATAAAGAACGTTCATGATCTGAACGGTAAAACGGTGATCGGAATTTTGGGCGACAATTCTGTTGACGTGGTCAAGCGCTTTGCGCCCAAGGCCAAGGTGATTGCCATGCAGGATTACGGTCAGGCGGTTTCAGCTCTAAAGTCGCATCAGGGTGATGCTCTGACCAGTGACAACGGCGTACTTTACGGCTTAGCTGCCGAAAATCCTTCTTTGAAGGTCTGCGGTGGTACATTCACCAAGGAGCCATACGGGATTGCGGTTAACAAACACCAGCGCGGCTTTGAAGCGGCGGTTAACCGTGCGGTCATTAAAATTCAGCGCAGCGGTGAATATAACCGCTTGATTAAAAAGTGGTTCGGCCAGGTACCGGGCTTTAACTATCGGAGGTTGTATTACAAATGA
- a CDS encoding amino acid ABC transporter ATP-binding protein: MSMIEFRNVQKFYGKFHALHDINLTIDQGETVVLIGPSGSGKSTLIRTINGLESIEGGKLIVNNRDLADPKTNANLLRRDVGMVFQHFNLYANKSVLENIMLAPRIVSHMPETENKKQALELLEMVGLKDKAQNMPSQISGGQKQRVAIARSLAMHPKLLLFDEPTSALDPEMIDEVLQVIKKVTTASEMTSLIVTHEMGFAKEVANRVIFMDEGRIVEDDDSSAFFKQPQTQRAQQFLSKIIAH, encoded by the coding sequence ATGTCGATGATCGAATTCCGCAACGTGCAGAAATTTTACGGTAAATTCCACGCTTTGCATGATATTAATTTAACAATTGATCAGGGTGAAACCGTTGTTTTAATCGGGCCTTCTGGTTCCGGGAAAAGCACCTTGATTCGCACAATTAACGGCCTGGAGTCGATTGAGGGCGGGAAGTTAATCGTTAACAACCGTGATTTGGCCGATCCCAAAACCAATGCCAACCTTTTGCGTCGGGATGTGGGGATGGTGTTCCAGCATTTTAACCTTTACGCTAATAAAAGTGTTTTGGAAAATATTATGCTGGCACCGCGGATTGTCAGCCACATGCCTGAAACCGAAAATAAGAAGCAGGCACTTGAGCTGCTTGAAATGGTTGGACTGAAAGACAAGGCGCAGAATATGCCGTCCCAGATTTCGGGCGGGCAGAAGCAGCGGGTCGCCATTGCGCGCTCGCTGGCCATGCATCCCAAGCTATTGTTATTTGATGAGCCAACCTCGGCGCTTGATCCCGAGATGATTGATGAGGTGCTGCAGGTTATCAAGAAGGTAACAACGGCTAGCGAGATGACCTCGTTGATCGTGACCCACGAAATGGGTTTTGCCAAGGAAGTGGCAAACCGGGTGATCTTTATGGATGAGGGCCGGATTGTTGAAGACGATGACAGTTCAGCGTTCTTCAAGCAGCCGCAGACACAGCGGGCCCAGCAATTTTTGAGTAAAATCATTGCGCACTAG